One Thioclava electrotropha DNA segment encodes these proteins:
- a CDS encoding sugar-binding protein, with product MRIAMKAAAAVLALATGMGTAASYAQDITVALVPKVAVPFFDDCNTGGAEAANELGVKYQWVVPANTQGSTQVKIIEDLMARHVDGIGISVNEPKSVEGIIKQATDAGIKVVTFDSDSANSSRSMYIGTINKQAGVTMGKSMAEALGGKGEVAIVTGQLGASNLNERIDGVKEALADYPDIKLVATEGTEDDLARAVSVTEALLRANPNLSGIFGISQVGGPAVAKVLAQQEFADKKGQLKVFAFDDLPDTIKGVKEGFIDGIMVQRPITMGKLAVEHLVAQIKGEETDPQNIDTGVTVVTADNLDSYTK from the coding sequence ATGCGTATTGCAATGAAAGCCGCCGCTGCGGTTCTGGCCCTGGCAACCGGTATGGGGACGGCAGCGTCCTATGCTCAGGACATCACCGTGGCGCTCGTGCCGAAAGTGGCCGTTCCGTTCTTCGACGACTGCAACACCGGTGGCGCGGAAGCGGCCAATGAACTGGGCGTGAAGTATCAGTGGGTTGTGCCCGCGAACACGCAAGGTTCGACGCAGGTCAAGATCATCGAGGACCTGATGGCACGCCATGTCGACGGGATCGGGATCTCGGTCAACGAGCCGAAATCGGTCGAAGGCATCATCAAGCAGGCCACCGATGCGGGCATCAAGGTCGTCACCTTCGACAGTGACAGCGCCAACAGCTCGCGCAGCATGTATATCGGCACGATCAACAAGCAGGCTGGCGTGACCATGGGCAAATCCATGGCGGAAGCGCTCGGTGGCAAGGGTGAGGTGGCGATCGTCACCGGTCAGCTCGGCGCCTCGAACCTGAACGAGCGGATCGACGGCGTGAAGGAAGCGCTGGCGGACTATCCCGACATCAAGCTGGTCGCGACCGAAGGCACCGAGGATGACCTCGCGCGCGCCGTGTCGGTGACCGAGGCGCTCCTGCGCGCCAACCCGAACCTCTCGGGCATCTTCGGCATCAGCCAGGTCGGTGGCCCGGCCGTGGCGAAGGTTCTCGCGCAGCAGGAATTCGCGGATAAGAAAGGCCAGCTGAAGGTCTTTGCCTTCGACGATCTGCCCGACACGATCAAAGGCGTGAAGGAAGGCTTCATCGACGGCATCATGGTGCAGCGCCCGATCACGATGGGCAAGCTCGCGGTCGAGCATCTCGTGGCCCAGATCAAGGGTGAAGAGACCGACCCGCAGAACATCGACACCGGTGTGACCGTTGTGACTGCCGACAACCTCGACAGCTACACCAAGTAA